The Garciella nitratireducens DSM 15102 region GTTCGTAAAATAGGAGAATCTAGTTATGAATTAATTGCTGGAGAAAGAAGATTAAGAGCAGCAAAATTATTAGAGTTAGAGACTGTACCAGTTATTGTCGTGGAAATTGTAGATCAAGACTCTGCTTTAATAGCTTTAATAGAAAATTTACAAAGAGAAGATTTAAATTATATAGAGGAAGCACAAAGTTATTATCATCTTATCAATGATCATGGATTAACCCAAGAGCAAGTAGCACAAAAAGTTGGCAAGACGCAATCTACTATTGCAAATAAATTAAGGCTTTTGCGTCTAAGTGAATCTGTTCAAAAAGTAGTAATTGATCAGTCATTGTCTGAACGTCATGCTCGTGCTTTACTTCGTTTACCAGATGAAGAACTTCAAATGGATGTTTTGAATAAGATTATAAAAAATAAATTAAATGTAAAAAAAACGGAAGAATTAATTGAAAAAAC contains the following coding sequences:
- the noc gene encoding nucleoid occlusion protein: MKENANIAREIEYIPVNNIRPNPYQPRKYFNQSAIEELATSIKNYGILQPLSVRKIGESSYELIAGERRLRAAKLLELETVPVIVVEIVDQDSALIALIENLQREDLNYIEEAQSYYHLINDHGLTQEQVAQKVGKTQSTIANKLRLLRLSESVQKVVIDQSLSERHARALLRLPDEELQMDVLNKIIKNKLNVKKTEELIEKTRQKLIEQDHKLKDSKSNRKKSRARVKSYINFRIYVNTIRNAFEEIKKTGVQATFEQKDHEDFLEIKIKLPKK